One region of Natronorubrum aibiense genomic DNA includes:
- a CDS encoding RPA12/RPB9/RPC11 RNA polymerase family protein, with product MKFCDECGSMMHTEGDTWVCRSCENEEPRDSQAEATMATQDGQRDDGAPAVADATQGSTETMQEPCLADDCDSDRAYYELMPKPGGSYEVRLFTCVECGHKWRES from the coding sequence ATGAAATTCTGTGACGAGTGTGGTTCGATGATGCACACGGAGGGCGACACGTGGGTGTGTCGCTCCTGTGAGAACGAGGAGCCGCGGGACTCGCAAGCAGAAGCAACGATGGCGACCCAGGATGGACAGCGGGACGACGGGGCACCCGCCGTGGCCGACGCGACCCAGGGCTCCACCGAGACGATGCAGGAGCCCTGTCTGGCGGACGACTGCGACAGCGACCGGGCCTACTACGAGTTGATGCCGAAGCCGGGCGGCTCCTACGAGGTTCGGCTGTTCACCTGCGTCGAGTGCGGCCACAAGTGGCGCGAGTCCTGA
- a CDS encoding thioredoxin family protein codes for MTETAPSETVGDGSGPQKPVQLDSVADYDELLETHDLVLLEFVTSGCGICASMEPVLSAVARSAPGAVATVNAGLVPDVADEYQIRSVPTLVVLKDGEEVARLDDGFQSAETVVELLETHAA; via the coding sequence ATGACTGAAACAGCACCTTCGGAGACGGTCGGCGATGGAAGCGGTCCCCAGAAACCCGTCCAACTGGACAGCGTCGCCGACTACGACGAGTTGCTCGAGACACACGACCTCGTGTTGCTCGAGTTCGTCACGTCGGGTTGTGGGATCTGTGCGTCGATGGAGCCGGTGCTCAGCGCAGTCGCTCGCAGCGCACCGGGTGCCGTCGCAACGGTAAACGCCGGCCTCGTTCCGGACGTTGCCGACGAGTACCAGATCCGCAGTGTCCCAACGCTCGTCGTCTTGAAAGACGGCGAGGAGGTCGCGCGCCTCGACGACGGCTTCCAGAGCGCAGAGACGGTCGTCGAACTGCTCGAGACGCACGCAGCGTAA
- a CDS encoding DUF2270 domain-containing protein: MTDTTDDESTQTEPRREFGYDLSVLNAVLGHAYRGELARETTWCSRLDQTTTWSVTVMPRSSRGRSRAPTTPTTSSSLGCGRLLIEARRYRDYDVYRARVRLLQQNFLATTLDPSQRDEHSDWRTDLSDDYRRPTLKITLLEAISNRLRRIYFALLTVLCLAWLFRVTAFAPGENFPDTAAIASAPGAVVAGVVGTFYVGVLVLAFWPREREAKEEFRETEAGDWKESE; encoded by the coding sequence ATGACCGACACCACCGACGACGAGTCCACGCAGACCGAACCGAGACGGGAGTTCGGTTACGATCTCTCGGTGCTGAATGCGGTTCTGGGTCACGCCTATCGCGGGGAACTCGCCCGCGAGACGACCTGGTGTTCGCGGCTCGACCAAACGACGACGTGGAGCGTCACGGTGATGCCGCGATCCTCACGTGGGCGTTCTCGAGCCCCGACAACCCCCACTACATCGTCCTCGTTGGGGTGTGGCCGTCTCCTGATCGAGGCGCGGCGATATCGCGACTACGACGTCTATCGTGCTCGCGTGCGACTCCTCCAGCAGAACTTCCTCGCGACGACACTGGATCCATCCCAACGCGACGAACACAGTGACTGGCGAACCGATCTCAGTGACGACTACCGGCGACCGACGTTGAAGATCACGCTGCTCGAGGCGATCTCGAACCGGCTGCGGCGCATCTACTTCGCACTGCTGACCGTGCTCTGTCTCGCGTGGCTCTTTCGCGTCACCGCCTTCGCGCCGGGCGAGAACTTTCCCGATACCGCGGCCATCGCGTCTGCCCCCGGCGCGGTCGTCGCAGGGGTCGTCGGAACGTTCTACGTCGGCGTTCTCGTGCTCGCGTTCTGGCCGCGCGAGCGCGAGGCGAAAGAGGAGTTTCGCGAGACAGAGGCCGGCGACTGGAAGGAGTCCGAGTGA